Proteins encoded by one window of Arachis hypogaea cultivar Tifrunner chromosome 1, arahy.Tifrunner.gnm2.J5K5, whole genome shotgun sequence:
- the LOC112698721 gene encoding zinc finger protein CONSTANS-LIKE 5, which translates to MGLKGLRSGWTVPPKPCDSCKIASAALFCRPDSAFLCIACDSKIHCANKLASRHDRVWMCEVCEQAPAAVTCKADAAALCVTCDSDIHSANPLARRHERIPVEPFFDSADSIVKASAASFSFVVPTDNGISSDGFPNDDAAWLIPNPNYGSKLMDAPDMKSREMFFSEMDPFLDFDYSNSFQNNNNNNNSAGNDSVVPVQSKPAPMMNHHAEGSCFDIDFCRSKLSSFNYPSQSISQSVSSSSLDVGVVPDGNTVSDISYSFGRNCSDSSGMGSAGSGGGGTQLCGMDREARVLRYREKRKNRKFEKTIRYASRKAYAETRPRIKGRFAKRTEIESEVDRLYSPGGGVPGCLMLDNQYGVVPSF; encoded by the exons atGGGCCTTAAGGGGTTGAGGAGCGGCTGGACCGTGCCGCCCAAGCCATGTGACTCCTGCAAGATCGCTTCCGCGGCACTCTTCTGCCGCCCTGATTCCGCCTTCCTCTGCATAGCCTGCGATTCCAAGATTCACTGCGCCAACAAGCTTGCTTCGCGCCACGACCGAGTCTGGATGTGTGAGGTCTGCGAGCAGGCACCTGCTGCGGTCACCTGCAAAGCTGACGCAGCAGCCCTCTGCGTCACCTGCGACTCTGACATCCACTCTGCTAACCCCCTCGCCCGCCGCCACGAGCGCATTCCCGTCGAGCCTTTCTTTGACTCTGCCGACTCCATCGTCAAGGCCTCTGCCGCCTCCTTCAGCTTCGTCGTCCCAACCGACAACGGCATCTCCTCTGACGGATTCCCCAACGACGACGCCGCCTGGCTCATTCCCAACCCAAACTACGGCTCAAAGCTTATGGACGCCCCGGACATGAAATCAAGGGAGATGTTCTTCTCAGAAATGGATCCCTTCCTCGATTTCGATTATTCCAACTCCTtccagaacaacaacaacaacaacaacagcgcCGGAAACGACAGCGTCGTTCCGGTTCAATCCAAACCCGCTCCCATGATGAATCACCATGCCGAAGGTAGCTGCTTCGACATCGATTTTTGTAGATCGAAGCTTTCCTCCTTCAACTATCCATCACAGTCTATTAGCCAAAGC GTTTCTTCGTCTTCGCTTGATGTAGGAGTGGTGCCAGACGGGAACACCGTCTCGGATATATCGTACTCGTTCGGCCGGAACTGCTCCGATTCGAGTGGGATGGGATCGGCGGGAAGTGGCGGCGGAGGTACGCAGCTGTGCGGGATGGACCGTGAGGCGAGGGTGCTGAGGTACAGGGAGAAGAGGAAGAACCGTAAGTTCGAGAAGACCATAAGATACGCTTCGCGTAAGGCTTATGCAGAAACCCGACCCAGGATCAAGGGCCGGTTCGCTAAACGGACCGAAATCGAGTCGGAGGTGGATCGTCTCTACAGCCCCGGCGGTGGTGTCCCAGGGTGTCTCATGCTGGACAACCAATACGGCGTCGTACCATCGTTTTAG